The Polynucleobacter sp. VK25 genome segment TTGATTGTTTAATCATCTCTTCCTAAACAATTCGTCCCATATCTCATCAATTCTTTGCGCTAACCTGTAAGCCAATAGCGGCGGTACTGCGTTGCCAATCAATCTGTAGCCATCTGATGCTGATAACTTATTAGGAATTACAAATTCATAATCATTTGGGAATGTTTGAATTCTTGCGCACTCTCTTACAGTAAGTCTGCGCTGTGGCAAACCTTTACTTAATTCTTCAATGTTTTTACCGCCGTTCTCTTCATTTAGTCTTCTGAATTCAATATTACCGTGATGTTCTGCGCGAATGGTAGGACCAGGACCATAGAAATTAACTTCCGCCTGTCCTTGTAATTTCTTACCAATATATTTTGCTTTTGAATACGCTTGCTGAGACAAGTCTGTGCTTAATTCAGGTTCTTTAAGTCCAGCAAATGCTGATTTAGTGGTTGTTATGGGTAATATTTTTCTACCATCATTTGTTTGATTGCCGTGTGTTTGTAGTGGGTAAGGGTCAAGTTCAGCGGGGAGTGCGCCGTGTTTTTCAATGTATCTAATTACATCAGCTTTTAACTTTTGCTTGTTTATCCCAATAAAAATAACTCTTTCGCGAGTTTGCGGGATTCCGTAATGCGTAGCATTTAGAACCTTAACTGGGACAACTAAGTATGAACTTCCGTCAATGGATGAAAAATCTTTTTCAATTACAGCCTTTGCGTCACCCAGTGACACCAAACCTTTTACATTCTCCGCATAAAAGATTTTTGGTTTTACTTGCGCAACATACTCACGCATCCAGTAATAAAGCATTCCACGATTTTCAGCAGTAGGATCTTCATTGTCTTGTAACAGCTTTCTATTACCCAAGTGGCTTTTATCTGAATTAAATCCTAATCTTTTTCCAGCAACGCTAAAGTCATTACACGGGAAACCACCAGTAACAATATCAATGTCTGATAAGTTTTTTCTAGTACCAGCTTTTATACTTTTAACAATATCAACAATACTTTCTGCTTCATACACTCCAGTCACATCTCTCTTTTTACTAAAGTATGAATTCCACGCTTCTTTTGCTTTGAGATTTACATCACAGGCAAATACAGTTTCAAATCCCAAGCTATCTAAATTTACAAATCCATTTTTATTAGCTTTTTTTACCAAGTGCTGTTCAGCAGGCGTCAGGCAAGACTTATGAACCTCAAAGTCACCTTCAAAGCCAATATCCATACCGCCGCAACCAGAAAACAGGGATGCTACTTTACGCTTGTTCATTTCTTCTTTCACTTAAAGTGCTATTTTATATTCTTAAGCACTCTTTTTGCTTTTTTTCTTTGTTTGCTTGGGTTTAATTACCTTCTCAATAAACTCCTGCTGATCCTCATACATAGCGGCTTGCTGTCTGTTACTCCAGTATTCATCCTGCTTAACACTTTCTTCATATCCAGCGCTAACGAGTTTTTCCCATAAGTCATCAACCCACAGCTTTTCTTCCAATTCATTCATTTGTTTTTCATAGTAGTCAATACCATCTACTATTGTTCTTGCGTATATATTGAGGATGTGCTTTTCCATTTCAGCGTTAAGCGGCAACATCATTACTAAGTTCATGCTTGCGTTGAAGTTACTTCCACCATCCAATATTCTGTGTGCGTTACCAATCCCAACCCATAACCCTTGTTTGCTGATTTGTTTTTCAGCTTGCCACGCTGTAGTTTTCCAACTGTGTTCTGGTTTTGTCTCTCTTGCCTCTATTAAACGCATTACAACGGCGCGGGCACGTGCCATTTTTTCTGCCCTTGTCTCCGTATTGTTTTCAATATTGCGCTGATCCTCAATCACTTTTGTCATTGTCTTGTGCTGTACCCAAGCAATGAACTGTTCTTGTTTTATGTTGTTGTAGTCCGCACCTTCCAATACTTTTGCGTAGTTACTAACTGTCTTAGTACTTATGCTGGCACCGCAGATGTAGCGGATAACAAGTGAAGCGTTAGGGGTATTGCTTTGTACTTTTATTCCCTCTTTGTACAGTTCATTCCATAGCGCACTAAAAAAGTCATCTGCTAAATCACTTTTAACAACTTCTCTGTAAACGCTATATGCTTCATTAAGTAGGACAAGAAGTAACTCTTCATACTTTTTGTTTAACTTCTCCATCCTTACTTTTGTTGTCTTTAATCTACTTCCCCAATCGTTCATTGCTAAATCATTAGCTTTTTCTGTTTCTTTATAGACGGCTAACTTTTGCTGACGCACATCTTCACTTTGCCGTGTAAGTGCTGTAATTTGCTTTTTAGTTTTTGCTGACTTAGCTTTTGTAGCTTTAGGCGGATTGGTTTTTTTAACTGCCACATCTTTTTTAACAACAGCTTTGCGTATTGTTTTCTTTTTTGCTACCACCATAAAACACCCTATTTTTTGACTGTTAGTACAATTATGAATATAAGTGGTTAAGATAAGACTTAAAGTATTACGCAAGTAACACTTTAGCAACCAAATAAAAGAAGAACTCAAATACACACTTTAGCGCGCACCAAAATTAAGTTATTGTTTTTAAAAGAAATAAAATAGAGTTCTTTACTTTTAATCCGTTGGTCGCGAGTTCGAATCTCGCCCGACCCACCAGTTATACAAAAGCCACCTTCGGGTGGCTTTTTCTTTTAGATTACCCAACCCTGTCTAGCGGATTAGTCGGGATGAATCTTAAATGCTTTATGAATCGAATTTCCTCGCGAATCAACAGCGACGATGACTGGGAAGTCTTTTAGCTCAAACTCATGAATAGCTTCCATTCCCAGATCTTCAAATGCAATGACCTCTGAATGTGTAATTGCTTTAGAAAGCATATAGGCCGCTCCACCTACGGCCGCTAAATAAACCGATTGATGTTTTTGAATGGAAGCAATAGTCTCAGGTCCGCGCTCTGCTTTACCAATCATTCCAAGAAGACCCGTTTGAGAAAGTAGAGTTTCAACAAATTTATCCATACGGGTAGAGGTCGTAGGTCCCGCCGGACCCACGGCCTCACCATGAATTGCATCTACTGGCCCTACGTAGTAAATAAATCGCCCTTCGAGGGAAACTGGCAACGCTTTACCTTTGGCCAATAAATCAACTAATCGCTTATGGGCAGCATCTCTAGCAGTCAGGATTTTTCCTGAGAGCAATAGCGTCTGACCTACCTTCCAGTCTTTTATCTCATTTTTACTGAGGGAGTCTACATTCACCCTCATGGCTGTTTCTAAATAAAAATTATCAGGAATTCCTTCCCAAGCATCTAAAGAGGGTTGCTCGAATCTTGCTGGACCAGCCCCGTCTAGATTAAATCGGATATAACGAGTGGCAGCGCAGTTTGGAACAATCGCAACTGGAATCGTGGCCGCATGACATGGCAAGGTGGAAACTTTTACATCTAATACGGTAGCAAGACCACCCAGACCCTGAGCGCCAATCTGCAATGCATTAATACGATCATATAGCTCTATACGTAATTTCTCTTCTGATGTTTTGGCACCTCGCGCGCGCAAAAGGTCTATATCTATAGGCTCAAATAAAGATTTCTTTGCAAGCAATGTTGCCTGCTCTGGACTAGCGCCAATACCAACTCCCAGAACTCCGGGCGGGCACCAGCCTGCGCCCATTCCAGGCAATTGTTTGATCACCCAATCAGCAACGTTATCACTAGGATTGAGCGTTGCAAATCTTGCCTTCACATCACCTCCCCCACCTTTGGCGACAACCAAAATCTCCAGGAGATCACCTTCGGATATTTCGCAAAACAATTGACCCGGAGTATTGTCTTTTGTATTCTCTCTGCCCCCCAAGGGATCGGCAATGGTCGTCGCTCGCAAAGGGTTTGAGGAATTTGTATAAGCGCGCCTAGTAGCTTCATTGATTAAAGCCTGGAGAGACTCCAAAGGCTTTTGATCGATACGATAAAACTGGACTTCTATGCCGAGCTTTATAAAGATTTGAGCTGTTCCAGTATCTTGGCAAATTGGTCGATGACCCAAAACACTCATTCGACTATTTACCAAAAGCTGAAGCATTGCAGACTTTGCTGCAGTATTTACTTCTGCTTCGTACGCACGTCTTAATGCTTGCACAAAACCCACTGGATGCGTGTAGCTAATAAACTGCAGTGCATCCGCAATGCTGGTCACTAAGTCTTCTTGGGCTATCTTTCTCATCAGTAAAGGATAGCCCTTAAATGCATTCCATGCGTATTTGATTAATCCATTGCAATACTAGATTTTGCGGCAACTGCTTTCCAGCGAACAACTTCTGCCTCAGTATGCTTAGCCAAAGATGCTCCCAAGTACTGCTGCTCAGGCAATAATTGGATTGCTTGAGCCTGTAGCTTATCGGTATAAGCCTTATCTTTCATAGCCTTTAGGAATGCATTTTGCATTTTCTCCACTGCAACCTTTGGAGTGCCCTTAGGTGCATAGATACCATACCAAGTGCTCGCCTCAAAGCCAGGAAGAATGGTTTCGCTCAACGTTGGAACATCTTTTAATTGTGGTAAACGGGTCTTAGAGGTTACAGCCAAGGCACGCACTCGCTTTTCCGTAATCTGTGGGAAAGCAGTATTTGTTTGATCGTACATTCCATCAGTCTGACCACCCACCACATCAATTAATGCTGGGCCAGCACCCTTATATGGCACATGCTTTACATCAGCTCCCGCTGCGTTAGCTACCAGAGCAGCAATTAGATGAGAGCTAGAACCAAGACCTGCATTACCTAAAAATACTTGATCGGGATTCTTTTTTGCATACTCATATAACTCTTTGACATTCCTTGAGGGGTGGTCATTTCTCACCATCAAGACCAATGGGGTATCAGGAAAACGAAAGACTGCTTCAAAATCAGCAACGGGGTCATAGCTTAACTTTTTATACAAAGCAGGAGCAGCGCCCATATAGCCCATATGCCCAACCAAGAACGTGTAACCATCTGGTGTTGCTCTAGCAACTTTGGTTGCACCAATTGTTCCGCCAGCACCAGGTACGTTATCAATAATGATAGATTGGCCGAGCTGTTTACTAGTTACATCAGCGATACTGCGTGCCAAGGCATCTGTTGGGCCACCGGCGGCAAATGGAACCACCCAAGTAACGGGACGATTTGGATAATCTGACTGGGCAATCGCCAGGGATGAAAGTAATGCGAGAGTTAGTACTGATAATTTTTTCAACATTTTTATCTCCTAAATTCTGAATTTGTTAAAGCTTTAAGGATCTGGAATGGGCTACAGCCTTATCCACCATTTGTGGCGCCATACCAAGGTAATTAATCGGATTAGTTAACTCCTCAATCTTCTCTTTGGTGAAGTTTTTGGTGACTTCCGGAATCTTCTGAAGGGCCTCGGCTAATGTGCCGCCCTTTTCGTTTACTTCGCGACATGCATCATAAACAACATCATGAGCCTCTTGACGACCAATAAATGGCGCCATTCCCATCATCACCGCTTCAGCAACAATAAGTCCTTTGGTGAGATTTAGATTCTCGAGCATCTTTTTCTCGTCAACAATCAAGCCTGAGAGCATAAACTTCGCTTGATGCAAGGCGCCAGCAGTCAATACAAAACTCTCTGGTATTGCCATCCATTCCGCATGCCAGGGACCGGTTGCTCTTTCAAAATCTTGAACCATAGCATCTAACATCAAGCCCGAATGCTGGCGCACGCCTTTAGAGGCGGCCAACATTAACTCACTACTAATTGGGTTACGTTTTTGCGGCATTGTGCTACTAGCGCCACGACCCTTTACAAATGGTTCATACACTTCAGCAAACTCTGTGGAGGCCATCAGCATGATGTCGTAAGCAATCTTGCCAAGTGATCCGGTGACCAGAGCCAAAAAGTTAATTGTTTCTGCTAAACCATCACGTGCTACGTGCCATGTAGTAACAGGCACTCCAAGATTAAGCTCTTTCATTAATGCTTCTTGAACAACCAGACCCTTATCGCCTAACGAAGCAATCGTTCCTGCAGCGCCGGCAAATTCACCCACTAATACACGTGGCTCTAACTGCTGGAGGCGCTCTGCATGACGATCCATCATGGCTAGCCAGATTGCTGATTTATATCCAAAGGTAATAGGCAACGCTTGCTGAAGATGGGTTCGTCCTGCCATAGCAGTATTACGATATTTTTCCGACATAGATGCCAGAATCTTACGTAGTTCATTAATATCATTTTTAACAATCTCAAGCCCAGAGCGAACCTGCATTACTACTGCAGTATCCATAATGTCTTGAGTGGTAGCACCCCAATGTACGAACTTTCCTGCTTTACCGCACATCTTCACTAGCTGATGCACCAGCGGAAGAATTGGGTAACCAACAATATCGGTCTCATTTCTAAGTAAGTCAAAATCAATCGATTCGATAGTAGATTTTTTAGCGATCTCATCTGCCGCCTCTTTTGGTATCACTCCACACTTTGCCTCAGCCACTGCTAGTGCAATTTCTATATCGATATAGCGCTGTACCAATGCTTTATCTGA includes the following:
- a CDS encoding DNA cytosine methyltransferase; the protein is MNKRKVASLFSGCGGMDIGFEGDFEVHKSCLTPAEQHLVKKANKNGFVNLDSLGFETVFACDVNLKAKEAWNSYFSKKRDVTGVYEAESIVDIVKSIKAGTRKNLSDIDIVTGGFPCNDFSVAGKRLGFNSDKSHLGNRKLLQDNEDPTAENRGMLYYWMREYVAQVKPKIFYAENVKGLVSLGDAKAVIEKDFSSIDGSSYLVVPVKVLNATHYGIPQTRERVIFIGINKQKLKADVIRYIEKHGALPAELDPYPLQTHGNQTNDGRKILPITTTKSAFAGLKEPELSTDLSQQAYSKAKYIGKKLQGQAEVNFYGPGPTIRAEHHGNIEFRRLNEENGGKNIEELSKGLPQRRLTVRECARIQTFPNDYEFVIPNKLSASDGYRLIGNAVPPLLAYRLAQRIDEIWDELFRKR
- a CDS encoding adenylosuccinate lyase family protein, which produces MSINNSFSASTVIDSILFRDAFGTAAMREIFSDKALVQRYIDIEIALAVAEAKCGVIPKEAADEIAKKSTIESIDFDLLRNETDIVGYPILPLVHQLVKMCGKAGKFVHWGATTQDIMDTAVVMQVRSGLEIVKNDINELRKILASMSEKYRNTAMAGRTHLQQALPITFGYKSAIWLAMMDRHAERLQQLEPRVLVGEFAGAAGTIASLGDKGLVVQEALMKELNLGVPVTTWHVARDGLAETINFLALVTGSLGKIAYDIMLMASTEFAEVYEPFVKGRGASSTMPQKRNPISSELMLAASKGVRQHSGLMLDAMVQDFERATGPWHAEWMAIPESFVLTAGALHQAKFMLSGLIVDEKKMLENLNLTKGLIVAEAVMMGMAPFIGRQEAHDVVYDACREVNEKGGTLAEALQKIPEVTKNFTKEKIEELTNPINYLGMAPQMVDKAVAHSRSLKL
- a CDS encoding tripartite tricarboxylate transporter substrate-binding protein encodes the protein MLKKLSVLTLALLSSLAIAQSDYPNRPVTWVVPFAAGGPTDALARSIADVTSKQLGQSIIIDNVPGAGGTIGATKVARATPDGYTFLVGHMGYMGAAPALYKKLSYDPVADFEAVFRFPDTPLVLMVRNDHPSRNVKELYEYAKKNPDQVFLGNAGLGSSSHLIAALVANAAGADVKHVPYKGAGPALIDVVGGQTDGMYDQTNTAFPQITEKRVRALAVTSKTRLPQLKDVPTLSETILPGFEASTWYGIYAPKGTPKVAVEKMQNAFLKAMKDKAYTDKLQAQAIQLLPEQQYLGASLAKHTEAEVVRWKAVAAKSSIAMD
- a CDS encoding fumarate hydratase: MRKIAQEDLVTSIADALQFISYTHPVGFVQALRRAYEAEVNTAAKSAMLQLLVNSRMSVLGHRPICQDTGTAQIFIKLGIEVQFYRIDQKPLESLQALINEATRRAYTNSSNPLRATTIADPLGGRENTKDNTPGQLFCEISEGDLLEILVVAKGGGGDVKARFATLNPSDNVADWVIKQLPGMGAGWCPPGVLGVGIGASPEQATLLAKKSLFEPIDIDLLRARGAKTSEEKLRIELYDRINALQIGAQGLGGLATVLDVKVSTLPCHAATIPVAIVPNCAATRYIRFNLDGAGPARFEQPSLDAWEGIPDNFYLETAMRVNVDSLSKNEIKDWKVGQTLLLSGKILTARDAAHKRLVDLLAKGKALPVSLEGRFIYYVGPVDAIHGEAVGPAGPTTSTRMDKFVETLLSQTGLLGMIGKAERGPETIASIQKHQSVYLAAVGGAAYMLSKAITHSEVIAFEDLGMEAIHEFELKDFPVIVAVDSRGNSIHKAFKIHPD